The Moorena producens PAL-8-15-08-1 genomic interval CAAAGCTACAGCAGCTTCTTTCGGAAGGTAAGTGGAGAGAAGCCGACTATGAGACATACGTTGTAATGCTAGAAGTAGTTGGCCGTAAAGAGGGAGATTGGATCAGACCAGAAGAGATCAAAAACTTTCCCACTACTGACCTCTTAGCTATTGATAAATTATGGCGGAAATATAGTTCCGATAAATTTGGATTTAGTATCCAAAATAAAATTTATATTGATAATAAACAATCTGTAGACAAATTATCAAGACAAGACTCTGGAATCATATCTAATGAGTCTGTTGAGTTTGTCAAGCGTGTTGGTTGGCAGATGGATAGTTACAAAGATCTGATCTTTGACATTACTCAAGCACCATTAGGACATTTACCTGGATGCTGGGCGTTTCGATTTTTTGGTTTTGGTTGGTATCTGATGTCCCACAAGGGGATATAGTTTATTGAAACGTTTGCTCTTGAGTGCCGGTGCCACCAAAGTACATACCTGTCTATCTCTCATGCATCCCGTAATTCAGCAACGCCCAATTTAGATATCCTATCCCAATTTAGATATCCTATCTAAGGATGCGAACGCAAACACAAACCTTCCACAATAAAAGCGTTAAACTGTGGAAAAGTCCTGCTCAAGTTATACTTCAATTACTATAATTATATCAATTAATTTTTCTGAGTTCCCTATTCCCTACTGCCTGCTCCCTGCTCCCTGCTCCCAGATCCGCTGTTCCCTATTCCCTTTGCTATATGGACAATGAAATCGTTTTGTTTCTAGCTACTGTTGGTCTACTGATCCTGTATCTGGTATTTTCTGCCCTAACTGAGATGGGTACCAAGTTTCCTTGGAATAAATAATAGTTGATGGGTTTTCCCAAGTGGTATAGTAAATAATTTGGGTATCCCTTGTGGTGTAAGAAGTTTAGGACTAACGAAATGACAAGAGGTTTATCCAGTCTGACAGCAGAGAGCTATAGCAGTTAGCGTGTAGGTTAAGTATAATACCGAATTCTAACTGCTAACTACTGACTAATGACGACTGGTATTGTTTGTTATGGTAATTAGCGTGGGTTGCCAACCGCTACAAACCGCTATAGGTTATAGCGTCTCGTTTCGGAGTACCAAACAAAATGGCCTCCCATCCAGGAACGCAATCCATTAATATAGTCTTTGAGACTAGCATCTTCGGCTTCACCGAATGAGGGAAGATGAGACTCTAAGTATAGAAATGCTTTCATCTCAGCATTGCACATTTGAACCGCTTGTTGAACAGCATCTTGCAAAGAGAGGTTATACTCTTGCTGGAGTACCAAGACTATATTGTGAGGATTGCCCTCATTCAATTCTCTATTGACTCCAAGTATGTCATTTGTCCAACCCACATAGTTGCTTGCCATCACGGCCATATTTTGGACATAAATATGTCTCAAGAATTTAGCATTGGCTGGAATATTCTTAGAAATCCAAGTTAAATCCAAGCAGGGATATATGGCCAACGGATAAGGACGTAATTTTACATAGGTAGACAAATCTGGAGTAATATTATCCAAGCAATTGGTAGCTTCCCATATATATCCTTGGAATTGCTGGTCTACATCATGAGCAAAACGCTCAACCCATTCTTTACTTGTTTTTTGAATTAAGCGTTGGCGAATGTCTTGTAAAGCTTGAACAAAATTATTATCTTGTTGAGTGACCTCAGCACCGTTTAAAACATCCACCAACTGATTCTTCATGGCAGATAATTCATTGGGATTTTTCCCTAACTCTGAAGAATCACAGACATCATCATAAGTGAAAAACCACATTATCCAGTCACTCATTAGATAAAGATCATCAGCAGAGGCATTAGGATTAGTATAGCCAACGCACCAAGCTGCTTTCGCAGAGCGTAAACCTTGGTACTCTGTTCCTCCCTTTGGAATCAGTCCAAATTTTTCTACCCATTGCAAACTATGTTTCTCAGCCAACTCGGTATATTTATTGAGTTCTACATCTATTGGACAATAAAATTCGGGAATGTCTGAACGTCGAATTATATCCATGGAAAATAGCTGAGATTAATATACCAAAGGGAACAGCGGATCTGGGAACAGCGGATCTGGGAGTAGGGAGTAGCGATGCAGCGCGGTCTTGGGGAGGCAGTGCGGTCTTGGGGGTCTCCCCCATGAGCAACTGCCGTGGTTTCCCCCATGAGCGACTGCATCAAGACGGGAAAAGGGAAAAGGGAACAAAAATTATCACAATTCGTTTAGGATTGGTATACCTTAAAAATTTAATAGGAACCCCAAAAGTAATTTCCCGGAGATTTTGGGTTATCACTGCGGAAAAATTCATCCATCAAGGTGAAAAGCTCTTCCTGAGAGATATGTCCATCACTATTCAAATCCAGTTGGCAAAAATTTTCCCTTGCCCAACTAGCATCAACACCATAAGCACTTACCAAATCTACATACTCTTGCTGACTAATTTCTCCATTGTCATCCTCATCAAGTAAAGCAAAAAAGACATCACATTGCAAATGAATAAGGGGTTCATAGGCATCTGAGTGAATCAGATTGTCGTAATACTTAAACCATTCCTCAAGGGTGATTTCTGCATCCCTGTTTTGATCAGCCAAACTCAAGTTATTCCACATGGACACCAAGATAGAACGCAGATAGGCATATTGCCAAGAATTAGGTTTTAGCCCTCGTGAACTAGCCAGTTTATTCAAAATCAGATGAAAATCATTTTGGTTGAGAGTTCCACCTGAATCGGTATCGATATTATTGAATAATGTTGTTAATTTCCTTTGTTGTAATGCGGTTAACATTTTCAAGTAACCTTGGATTAAAATTTATGGTTTTTCAGTTTAATATGAGTAGCTTATGAGTCTAAAAAAAATCCTTAAAAACGAATTATTTTACTGGTGTTTCACCTATAAATTGAAGGACTGAGCGCGCCCGGAGTTTTGACTCAGACGAAACCTTGCTACTCTTACTTCCCATGATTTTATGGTTTAGAAAACTAAGGTTTTTGACTACACAGAGAATTCTACCGGATACTTGACATTGGTTACAAGTTAAAAGGTAAGGCATTTTGTCAATACCTCCAAGTAGAGAAATTAACCTTGAGCATTATTAACGTAAGCATACAGCGGTTTGCCATTCAGTTAGGTACTTTCGTTCTGGGTTTTTAGGGAGTAGGGAGCAGGGAGCAGGGAGCAGGGAACAGGGAAGTCAGAAGTGGGAAGTCAGAAGTGGGAAAACAATCCTGTGTACCTGATAGTTATGCAAACCGCCGTATGCTGAACGCGCATTAGCTGATCGCTGATCGCTTACGTTGATAAACTTCCTCGCTTGTTCTGTTCCCGCTCGATGGCTTCAAACAAAGCACGAAAATTCCCTTCTCCAAATCCCTTGGCCTGACAGCGGCGCTCAATGATTTCAAAAAAGAACGTAGGCTTCCCAAAAATGGGCTTGGTGAAGGTTTGAAGTAACAAAGCTTGGGAAAACTCTTGCTGCCAATCTACTAATATTTGTCTGGTAGCAATTTCTTCCCATTCTGCTGTTGGTAAGGGTAAATTAGAGCCCCCTGGTCTTTGCCGCAACTGACTGTAATAGCTGGAAGGCACTTCAATA includes:
- a CDS encoding GUN4 domain-containing protein; the protein is MSNDNYYPRQSVDYSKLQQLLSEGKWREADYETYVVMLEVVGRKEGDWIRPEEIKNFPTTDLLAIDKLWRKYSSDKFGFSIQNKIYIDNKQSVDKLSRQDSGIISNESVEFVKRVGWQMDSYKDLIFDITQAPLGHLPGCWAFRFFGFGWYLMSHKGI
- a CDS encoding terpene synthase family protein, with translation MDIIRRSDIPEFYCPIDVELNKYTELAEKHSLQWVEKFGLIPKGGTEYQGLRSAKAAWCVGYTNPNASADDLYLMSDWIMWFFTYDDVCDSSELGKNPNELSAMKNQLVDVLNGAEVTQQDNNFVQALQDIRQRLIQKTSKEWVERFAHDVDQQFQGYIWEATNCLDNITPDLSTYVKLRPYPLAIYPCLDLTWISKNIPANAKFLRHIYVQNMAVMASNYVGWTNDILGVNRELNEGNPHNIVLVLQQEYNLSLQDAVQQAVQMCNAEMKAFLYLESHLPSFGEAEDASLKDYINGLRSWMGGHFVWYSETRRYNL
- a CDS encoding EF-hand domain-containing protein yields the protein MLTALQQRKLTTLFNNIDTDSGGTLNQNDFHLILNKLASSRGLKPNSWQYAYLRSILVSMWNNLSLADQNRDAEITLEEWFKYYDNLIHSDAYEPLIHLQCDVFFALLDEDDNGEISQQEYVDLVSAYGVDASWARENFCQLDLNSDGHISQEELFTLMDEFFRSDNPKSPGNYFWGSY